The following are encoded in a window of Nomia melanderi isolate GNS246 chromosome 6, iyNomMela1, whole genome shotgun sequence genomic DNA:
- the Etf-QO gene encoding electron transfer flavoprotein-ubiquinone oxidoreductase isoform X1, with amino-acid sequence MARALINSSNSRKFRLQWIFQRRYSQEKFPKITSHYTIVPRETDPRWNGVNMERYVDETDILIVGGGPAGLSAAIQARRLAEKHGKELRVTVVEKASTIGGHILSGACLDPIALNELFPNWKELGAPLNAPVTHDKFALLTEKSRISIPILRGMPMYNHGNYVVRLGHVVAWLGEQAEAAGVELYPGYAAAEVLYHEDGSVKGIATNDVGIAKDGSPKDNFERGMELHAKCTIFAEGCHGHLTKQVSKKLNLRKDCEPQTYGIGLKEVWEIDPKHHKPGTVEHTVGWPLKKNTYGGSFLYHLNEDAPLIAIGFVVGLDYSNPYLHPFKEFQRFKHHPSIEAILDGGKRIAYGARALVEGGFQSIPKLQFPGGCLVGCTAGFLNVPKVKGTHNAMKSGMLAAESVIEAIIDEENNSSSTKGLEPKTYTDKLKNSWVYKELKAVRNVRPSFHTSLGLYGGIIYSGFTMLTGGREPWTLSHGGSDYKKLKPASECTPIEYPKPDNKISFDLLSSVALTGTNHEADQPPHLTLLDDTIPVKRNLEVYAGPESRFCPAGVYEFVPLESGEGERLQINAQNCIHCKTCDIKDPSQNVNWVVPEGGGGPAYNGM; translated from the exons ATGGCTCGAgcattaattaattcatcaaaTAGCCGTAAGTTC AGGTTGCAATGGATTTTTCAAAGGAGATACTCACaagaaaaatttccaaaaattactTCACATTATACAATTGTTCCCAGAGAAACCGACCCAAGATGGaatg GTGTAAATATGGAGAGGTATGTAGATGAAACTGACATATTAATTGTTGGTGGTGGACCTGCTGGATTATCTGCTGCTATTCAAGCTCGTAGACTAGCTGAAAAACATGGAAAAGAACTCAGAGTGACCGTTGTTGAGAAGGCTTCCACTATTGGAGGTCATATTCTCAGTGGAGCTTGTTTGGATCCGATTGCTTTAAATGAACTTTTCCCAAATTGGAAAGAATTGGGAGCACCTTTGAATGCACCTGTTACACATGACAAATTTGCACTTCTTACAGAAAAAAGCAGAATATCTATACCAATTTTAAGAGGAATGCCAATGTATAATCATGGAAACTATGTTGTTAG attagGCCATGTTGTAGCTTGGCTTGGAGAACAAGCTGAAGCTGCAGGTGTAGAATTATATCCTGGATATGCTGCAGCAGAGGTGCTTTATCACGAAGATGGATCTGTTAAAGGAATAGCTACAAATGATGTTGGTATTGCTAAAGATGGTTCTCCAAAGGATAATTTTGAACGAGGAATGGAACTACATGCAAAGTGTACAATTTTTGCAGAGGGTTGTCATGGGCATCTTACAAAGcaagtttcaaagaaattaaatctGAGAAAGGACTGTGAGCCTCAAACTTATGGTATAGGGCTGAAAGAG GTTTGGGAAATTGATCCAAAACATCATAAACCCGGTACTGTTGAACATACAGTTGGTTGGCCACTGAAGAAGAACACTTACGGTGGTTCGTTCTTATATCATCTTAATGAAGATGCACCTCTTATTGCTATAGGCTTTGTTGTTGGATTAGATTATTCGAATCCTTATTTACATCCATTCAAAGAATTTCAAAGATTTAAGCATCATCCAAGTATTGAAGCCATACTTGATGGAGGGAAAAG AATAGCGTATGGTGCAAGAGCCTTAGTTGAAGGAGGCTTTCAGTCTATACCTAAACTTCAGTTCCCTGGTGGGTGTCTAGTTGGTTGCACAGCAGGATTCCTTAACGTTCCGAAAGTTAAAGGAACACATAATGCTATGAAAAGTGGTATGCTTGCAGCAGAGAGTGTTATAGAAGCTATTATTGATGAGGAAAACAATTCTTCATCAACCAAAGGTTTAGAACCAAAAACTTATACGGACAAACTAAAAAATAGTTGGgtttataaagaattaaaagCTGTCAGGAATGTAAGGCCAAGTTTTCATACAAGTCTTGGACTCTATGGAGGTATAATATACTCTGGATTTACTATGTTGACTGGTGGAAGAGAGCCTTGGACTCTATCTCACGGAG GTTCAGATTACAAAAAGTTGAAACCGGCATCTGAATGTACACCAATAGAATATCCAAAACcagataataaaatatctttcgatTTATTATCTTCAGTAGCACTTACAGGTACGAATCATGAAGCTGATCAGCCTCCTCATCTTACTTTACTGGATGACACTATACcagtaaaaagaaatttagaagTTTATGCTGGACCAGAAAGTCGATTTTGCCCTGCTG GTGTTTATGAATTCGTGCCACTTGAATCCGGAGAAGGAGAAAGATTGCAAATAAATGCTCAAAATTGTATCCATTGTAAAACATGTGATATCAAAGATCCTAGTCAAAATGTTAATTGGGTTGTACCGGAAGGCGGTGGTGGTCCAGCTTACAATGGGATGTAA
- the Etf-QO gene encoding electron transfer flavoprotein-ubiquinone oxidoreductase isoform X2: MARALINSSNSLQRLQWIFQRRYSQEKFPKITSHYTIVPRETDPRWNGVNMERYVDETDILIVGGGPAGLSAAIQARRLAEKHGKELRVTVVEKASTIGGHILSGACLDPIALNELFPNWKELGAPLNAPVTHDKFALLTEKSRISIPILRGMPMYNHGNYVVRLGHVVAWLGEQAEAAGVELYPGYAAAEVLYHEDGSVKGIATNDVGIAKDGSPKDNFERGMELHAKCTIFAEGCHGHLTKQVSKKLNLRKDCEPQTYGIGLKEVWEIDPKHHKPGTVEHTVGWPLKKNTYGGSFLYHLNEDAPLIAIGFVVGLDYSNPYLHPFKEFQRFKHHPSIEAILDGGKRIAYGARALVEGGFQSIPKLQFPGGCLVGCTAGFLNVPKVKGTHNAMKSGMLAAESVIEAIIDEENNSSSTKGLEPKTYTDKLKNSWVYKELKAVRNVRPSFHTSLGLYGGIIYSGFTMLTGGREPWTLSHGGSDYKKLKPASECTPIEYPKPDNKISFDLLSSVALTGTNHEADQPPHLTLLDDTIPVKRNLEVYAGPESRFCPAGVYEFVPLESGEGERLQINAQNCIHCKTCDIKDPSQNVNWVVPEGGGGPAYNGM; this comes from the exons ATGGCTCGAgcattaattaattcatcaaaTAGCC TACAGAGGTTGCAATGGATTTTTCAAAGGAGATACTCACaagaaaaatttccaaaaattactTCACATTATACAATTGTTCCCAGAGAAACCGACCCAAGATGGaatg GTGTAAATATGGAGAGGTATGTAGATGAAACTGACATATTAATTGTTGGTGGTGGACCTGCTGGATTATCTGCTGCTATTCAAGCTCGTAGACTAGCTGAAAAACATGGAAAAGAACTCAGAGTGACCGTTGTTGAGAAGGCTTCCACTATTGGAGGTCATATTCTCAGTGGAGCTTGTTTGGATCCGATTGCTTTAAATGAACTTTTCCCAAATTGGAAAGAATTGGGAGCACCTTTGAATGCACCTGTTACACATGACAAATTTGCACTTCTTACAGAAAAAAGCAGAATATCTATACCAATTTTAAGAGGAATGCCAATGTATAATCATGGAAACTATGTTGTTAG attagGCCATGTTGTAGCTTGGCTTGGAGAACAAGCTGAAGCTGCAGGTGTAGAATTATATCCTGGATATGCTGCAGCAGAGGTGCTTTATCACGAAGATGGATCTGTTAAAGGAATAGCTACAAATGATGTTGGTATTGCTAAAGATGGTTCTCCAAAGGATAATTTTGAACGAGGAATGGAACTACATGCAAAGTGTACAATTTTTGCAGAGGGTTGTCATGGGCATCTTACAAAGcaagtttcaaagaaattaaatctGAGAAAGGACTGTGAGCCTCAAACTTATGGTATAGGGCTGAAAGAG GTTTGGGAAATTGATCCAAAACATCATAAACCCGGTACTGTTGAACATACAGTTGGTTGGCCACTGAAGAAGAACACTTACGGTGGTTCGTTCTTATATCATCTTAATGAAGATGCACCTCTTATTGCTATAGGCTTTGTTGTTGGATTAGATTATTCGAATCCTTATTTACATCCATTCAAAGAATTTCAAAGATTTAAGCATCATCCAAGTATTGAAGCCATACTTGATGGAGGGAAAAG AATAGCGTATGGTGCAAGAGCCTTAGTTGAAGGAGGCTTTCAGTCTATACCTAAACTTCAGTTCCCTGGTGGGTGTCTAGTTGGTTGCACAGCAGGATTCCTTAACGTTCCGAAAGTTAAAGGAACACATAATGCTATGAAAAGTGGTATGCTTGCAGCAGAGAGTGTTATAGAAGCTATTATTGATGAGGAAAACAATTCTTCATCAACCAAAGGTTTAGAACCAAAAACTTATACGGACAAACTAAAAAATAGTTGGgtttataaagaattaaaagCTGTCAGGAATGTAAGGCCAAGTTTTCATACAAGTCTTGGACTCTATGGAGGTATAATATACTCTGGATTTACTATGTTGACTGGTGGAAGAGAGCCTTGGACTCTATCTCACGGAG GTTCAGATTACAAAAAGTTGAAACCGGCATCTGAATGTACACCAATAGAATATCCAAAACcagataataaaatatctttcgatTTATTATCTTCAGTAGCACTTACAGGTACGAATCATGAAGCTGATCAGCCTCCTCATCTTACTTTACTGGATGACACTATACcagtaaaaagaaatttagaagTTTATGCTGGACCAGAAAGTCGATTTTGCCCTGCTG GTGTTTATGAATTCGTGCCACTTGAATCCGGAGAAGGAGAAAGATTGCAAATAAATGCTCAAAATTGTATCCATTGTAAAACATGTGATATCAAAGATCCTAGTCAAAATGTTAATTGGGTTGTACCGGAAGGCGGTGGTGGTCCAGCTTACAATGGGATGTAA
- the Etf-QO gene encoding electron transfer flavoprotein-ubiquinone oxidoreductase isoform X3, whose product MVRQNRIVLRVQRLQWIFQRRYSQEKFPKITSHYTIVPRETDPRWNGVNMERYVDETDILIVGGGPAGLSAAIQARRLAEKHGKELRVTVVEKASTIGGHILSGACLDPIALNELFPNWKELGAPLNAPVTHDKFALLTEKSRISIPILRGMPMYNHGNYVVRLGHVVAWLGEQAEAAGVELYPGYAAAEVLYHEDGSVKGIATNDVGIAKDGSPKDNFERGMELHAKCTIFAEGCHGHLTKQVSKKLNLRKDCEPQTYGIGLKEVWEIDPKHHKPGTVEHTVGWPLKKNTYGGSFLYHLNEDAPLIAIGFVVGLDYSNPYLHPFKEFQRFKHHPSIEAILDGGKRIAYGARALVEGGFQSIPKLQFPGGCLVGCTAGFLNVPKVKGTHNAMKSGMLAAESVIEAIIDEENNSSSTKGLEPKTYTDKLKNSWVYKELKAVRNVRPSFHTSLGLYGGIIYSGFTMLTGGREPWTLSHGGSDYKKLKPASECTPIEYPKPDNKISFDLLSSVALTGTNHEADQPPHLTLLDDTIPVKRNLEVYAGPESRFCPAGVYEFVPLESGEGERLQINAQNCIHCKTCDIKDPSQNVNWVVPEGGGGPAYNGM is encoded by the exons ATGGTCAGACAGAATAGAATTGTGCTGCGAG TACAGAGGTTGCAATGGATTTTTCAAAGGAGATACTCACaagaaaaatttccaaaaattactTCACATTATACAATTGTTCCCAGAGAAACCGACCCAAGATGGaatg GTGTAAATATGGAGAGGTATGTAGATGAAACTGACATATTAATTGTTGGTGGTGGACCTGCTGGATTATCTGCTGCTATTCAAGCTCGTAGACTAGCTGAAAAACATGGAAAAGAACTCAGAGTGACCGTTGTTGAGAAGGCTTCCACTATTGGAGGTCATATTCTCAGTGGAGCTTGTTTGGATCCGATTGCTTTAAATGAACTTTTCCCAAATTGGAAAGAATTGGGAGCACCTTTGAATGCACCTGTTACACATGACAAATTTGCACTTCTTACAGAAAAAAGCAGAATATCTATACCAATTTTAAGAGGAATGCCAATGTATAATCATGGAAACTATGTTGTTAG attagGCCATGTTGTAGCTTGGCTTGGAGAACAAGCTGAAGCTGCAGGTGTAGAATTATATCCTGGATATGCTGCAGCAGAGGTGCTTTATCACGAAGATGGATCTGTTAAAGGAATAGCTACAAATGATGTTGGTATTGCTAAAGATGGTTCTCCAAAGGATAATTTTGAACGAGGAATGGAACTACATGCAAAGTGTACAATTTTTGCAGAGGGTTGTCATGGGCATCTTACAAAGcaagtttcaaagaaattaaatctGAGAAAGGACTGTGAGCCTCAAACTTATGGTATAGGGCTGAAAGAG GTTTGGGAAATTGATCCAAAACATCATAAACCCGGTACTGTTGAACATACAGTTGGTTGGCCACTGAAGAAGAACACTTACGGTGGTTCGTTCTTATATCATCTTAATGAAGATGCACCTCTTATTGCTATAGGCTTTGTTGTTGGATTAGATTATTCGAATCCTTATTTACATCCATTCAAAGAATTTCAAAGATTTAAGCATCATCCAAGTATTGAAGCCATACTTGATGGAGGGAAAAG AATAGCGTATGGTGCAAGAGCCTTAGTTGAAGGAGGCTTTCAGTCTATACCTAAACTTCAGTTCCCTGGTGGGTGTCTAGTTGGTTGCACAGCAGGATTCCTTAACGTTCCGAAAGTTAAAGGAACACATAATGCTATGAAAAGTGGTATGCTTGCAGCAGAGAGTGTTATAGAAGCTATTATTGATGAGGAAAACAATTCTTCATCAACCAAAGGTTTAGAACCAAAAACTTATACGGACAAACTAAAAAATAGTTGGgtttataaagaattaaaagCTGTCAGGAATGTAAGGCCAAGTTTTCATACAAGTCTTGGACTCTATGGAGGTATAATATACTCTGGATTTACTATGTTGACTGGTGGAAGAGAGCCTTGGACTCTATCTCACGGAG GTTCAGATTACAAAAAGTTGAAACCGGCATCTGAATGTACACCAATAGAATATCCAAAACcagataataaaatatctttcgatTTATTATCTTCAGTAGCACTTACAGGTACGAATCATGAAGCTGATCAGCCTCCTCATCTTACTTTACTGGATGACACTATACcagtaaaaagaaatttagaagTTTATGCTGGACCAGAAAGTCGATTTTGCCCTGCTG GTGTTTATGAATTCGTGCCACTTGAATCCGGAGAAGGAGAAAGATTGCAAATAAATGCTCAAAATTGTATCCATTGTAAAACATGTGATATCAAAGATCCTAGTCAAAATGTTAATTGGGTTGTACCGGAAGGCGGTGGTGGTCCAGCTTACAATGGGATGTAA
- the Etf-QO gene encoding electron transfer flavoprotein-ubiquinone oxidoreductase isoform X4 — protein MERYVDETDILIVGGGPAGLSAAIQARRLAEKHGKELRVTVVEKASTIGGHILSGACLDPIALNELFPNWKELGAPLNAPVTHDKFALLTEKSRISIPILRGMPMYNHGNYVVRLGHVVAWLGEQAEAAGVELYPGYAAAEVLYHEDGSVKGIATNDVGIAKDGSPKDNFERGMELHAKCTIFAEGCHGHLTKQVSKKLNLRKDCEPQTYGIGLKEVWEIDPKHHKPGTVEHTVGWPLKKNTYGGSFLYHLNEDAPLIAIGFVVGLDYSNPYLHPFKEFQRFKHHPSIEAILDGGKRIAYGARALVEGGFQSIPKLQFPGGCLVGCTAGFLNVPKVKGTHNAMKSGMLAAESVIEAIIDEENNSSSTKGLEPKTYTDKLKNSWVYKELKAVRNVRPSFHTSLGLYGGIIYSGFTMLTGGREPWTLSHGGSDYKKLKPASECTPIEYPKPDNKISFDLLSSVALTGTNHEADQPPHLTLLDDTIPVKRNLEVYAGPESRFCPAGVYEFVPLESGEGERLQINAQNCIHCKTCDIKDPSQNVNWVVPEGGGGPAYNGM, from the exons ATGGAGAGGTATGTAGATGAAACTGACATATTAATTGTTGGTGGTGGACCTGCTGGATTATCTGCTGCTATTCAAGCTCGTAGACTAGCTGAAAAACATGGAAAAGAACTCAGAGTGACCGTTGTTGAGAAGGCTTCCACTATTGGAGGTCATATTCTCAGTGGAGCTTGTTTGGATCCGATTGCTTTAAATGAACTTTTCCCAAATTGGAAAGAATTGGGAGCACCTTTGAATGCACCTGTTACACATGACAAATTTGCACTTCTTACAGAAAAAAGCAGAATATCTATACCAATTTTAAGAGGAATGCCAATGTATAATCATGGAAACTATGTTGTTAG attagGCCATGTTGTAGCTTGGCTTGGAGAACAAGCTGAAGCTGCAGGTGTAGAATTATATCCTGGATATGCTGCAGCAGAGGTGCTTTATCACGAAGATGGATCTGTTAAAGGAATAGCTACAAATGATGTTGGTATTGCTAAAGATGGTTCTCCAAAGGATAATTTTGAACGAGGAATGGAACTACATGCAAAGTGTACAATTTTTGCAGAGGGTTGTCATGGGCATCTTACAAAGcaagtttcaaagaaattaaatctGAGAAAGGACTGTGAGCCTCAAACTTATGGTATAGGGCTGAAAGAG GTTTGGGAAATTGATCCAAAACATCATAAACCCGGTACTGTTGAACATACAGTTGGTTGGCCACTGAAGAAGAACACTTACGGTGGTTCGTTCTTATATCATCTTAATGAAGATGCACCTCTTATTGCTATAGGCTTTGTTGTTGGATTAGATTATTCGAATCCTTATTTACATCCATTCAAAGAATTTCAAAGATTTAAGCATCATCCAAGTATTGAAGCCATACTTGATGGAGGGAAAAG AATAGCGTATGGTGCAAGAGCCTTAGTTGAAGGAGGCTTTCAGTCTATACCTAAACTTCAGTTCCCTGGTGGGTGTCTAGTTGGTTGCACAGCAGGATTCCTTAACGTTCCGAAAGTTAAAGGAACACATAATGCTATGAAAAGTGGTATGCTTGCAGCAGAGAGTGTTATAGAAGCTATTATTGATGAGGAAAACAATTCTTCATCAACCAAAGGTTTAGAACCAAAAACTTATACGGACAAACTAAAAAATAGTTGGgtttataaagaattaaaagCTGTCAGGAATGTAAGGCCAAGTTTTCATACAAGTCTTGGACTCTATGGAGGTATAATATACTCTGGATTTACTATGTTGACTGGTGGAAGAGAGCCTTGGACTCTATCTCACGGAG GTTCAGATTACAAAAAGTTGAAACCGGCATCTGAATGTACACCAATAGAATATCCAAAACcagataataaaatatctttcgatTTATTATCTTCAGTAGCACTTACAGGTACGAATCATGAAGCTGATCAGCCTCCTCATCTTACTTTACTGGATGACACTATACcagtaaaaagaaatttagaagTTTATGCTGGACCAGAAAGTCGATTTTGCCCTGCTG GTGTTTATGAATTCGTGCCACTTGAATCCGGAGAAGGAGAAAGATTGCAAATAAATGCTCAAAATTGTATCCATTGTAAAACATGTGATATCAAAGATCCTAGTCAAAATGTTAATTGGGTTGTACCGGAAGGCGGTGGTGGTCCAGCTTACAATGGGATGTAA